A stretch of DNA from Dehalobacterium formicoaceticum:
AGATATTTAGACAAATAGCCATAACCATTGCAAAAACAGAACGTGAAAGGAGCAGCGAATATGAACAACATCACTTATCAGAAGAACGGGGATTATCAGATACCAAACCTGAGCATAGCGCCACAGGATCAGCCTTTGGGGAAATACGGGAGGATGCGAAAAACATATCTTCAGAAGCATCGGACAGCCTTGTTCAATTCCCTACTCCTGAGCGAGAAACTCTACCCTCATCTATTGGAGATAGATCACACCGCAACCAGACGGATGGATCAAATCATGACCGATTTACAGAAAAAGCAGACACCTCCCGACAAGATGATCTATCAGATGGAATGGGTAGGATACATGAACAACTTGAAGGCGCAAGCGGAGGAACTGATACTGGCGGAACTTATCTACAACTAAATCTTTTCCCAACAGAAGAAGAACAAATACAGCGTATAGCAGAGAGCGAAATGTCCTCTGCTTTTTCTTTGTCCTTATCAGAGATAGAGCACGAGCTTGTGCGTGGCACAGGCACACAGGATGGGAAATTCCGTGTCCAGCAGCTCTATCAGACCATGCCAGACCGCAAAACTGCCATTGATTTTTTGAAACAGGAATATGGATATTATGGGCATAGCCACACCTTTACCGATGGCACAAGTGGATTTGTTGATTATCAGCCATCAAAAGGCATGGTAATACAGCACTATGCCTCCAGCAGTAATATTGCTTTAAAGTGGGACGATGTTGAAAAACATCTTCGTGCCATGGTCCAATCTGATCGCTATTTAACCACTATTGAAAAAGACGAGCTTGATCACCGTGAAAGAGCTTCCATAGGAATGGATAATGCCATCCAAGAAAGTGAAATGGAACAAGCGCCACAGCCTGATCCCGTAGCACAAGAAATCACACAGGTAGACATAGACGCTGCCTTACAAAAGTGGAATGGCAATTTAGAGAGCAAGCAAAATGTTGCTAGATATATGCAAGAACACAGCCGTGAGCGAAACACAGCCGAATGGCTGAGAAATGAGTATGGAAGTAGTTCTGCATCTTTTACCATCACCAAAGGCGATATGACACTGGAACTGCCGTGGGCTAAAGTACAGCGATACGTGGCAAAGCTCATTGCAGAAGATGTCTTTCTCACAAAGCCTGAATCTTCTTATGCTGATGTTGAATCCGAACCCCAACACCTAACTGTGGAGCCTTCCCCTATTCCATATGTCCCTGGCGACACGGTCTACCTTGAAAATAACACGGCATTCATCATTGAAAAAATCGGACAACATGACATTACCCTTCGTGATCCCTCACTCTTCTATCCAATCCTTAGAGCAGAAAGTAGAGAAAGCTTCTTGCAGCTTTTGGAGCGCTATCCTCAGCCCGAAGCCGAACATGAAAAGGGTGAAAATTTCCGCATTACCGATGAGCATTTAGGCGAAGGCAGCAGACGTGACAAATTCCAGAGAAATCTAACTGCTATCACGACTTTGCTGACACTTGAAAAAGAAAACAGACCCGCTACAAAAGCAGAACAGGAGATCTTGTCGAAATATATCGGCTGGGGCGGCTTATCAGAAGTATTCGATAAGGATAATAACAGCTTCTCAGGAGAGTTTGCACAGCTAAAAGCCATCTTGTCTGAGGACGAATACAATATGGCACGAGCCTCCACTTTGAACGCTCACTATACCAGTCCTACCGTAATCAAAGCAATCTATAATACCGTTGAACGCATGGGCTTTAGTACGGGCAACATATTAGAACCGGCTTGTGGCACAGGGAATTTTTTTGGCCTCCTCCCCGACAGCATGGCAGATTCAAGGCTATATGGGATTGAACTGGACAGCATAACTGGCAGGATTGCAAAACAGCTTTATCCCAATGCCAATATTGAAATAACTGGCTTTGAAAAAGCTGAGCTGCCTGATAGCTTTTTTGACCTTGCAATCGGCAACGTTCCTTTTGGCAATTACAAACTCAGTGAAAAGCGGTACGACACCCAAAGTTTTCTCATTCACGACCATTTTTTTGCAAAGGCACTCGATAAAGTTCGTCCCGGAGGTGTTGTCGCTTTTATCACATCAAAAGGCACAATGGATAAGCAATCCCCTGAAGTTCGCAGATACCTTGCACAGCGGGCCGAGCTTTTAGGAGCAATCCGACTGCCGAACAATGCCTTTTTGAAAAATGCAGGCACGGAAGTCACCAGTGATATTCTGTTTTTACAAAAGCGCGACAGACCGATTGATGTGGATCGAGATTGGATTTACCTTGATAAAAATGAAGATGATATAACCCTCAACAGATACTTTGCCGACCATCCTGAAATGGTTCTTGGAAAGATGGAGATGAAAAGCGGTCAGTTCGGCATGGAAAGCACCTGTTCGCCAGTTCCCGATGTTGACCTTTCCGAGCTGCTAATGACAGCTATGGCAAACATCGATGGCATTATTCCTGAAGCAGAGCTACCTGATATCGAAATAGGTACCTCTACTTCGCTTCCTGCCGATCCTACGGTAAAAAACTTTTCCTATACCCTCATAAATGGTGAAGTCTACTACCGCGAAAACAGTCGCATGGTGCGCCCTGAGTTGAATCAAATGGCTAAGGAACGTATTACTGGATTGGTGAACCTCAGAGAGTGTGTTAATGACCTTATCCAATATCAGCTTGAAGATTATGGGGACGAGACAATCCAGCAGGAACAAGCTCGTTTAAACTACCTTTACGACAGCTTCACCTCAAAATATGGCCTTATTAATAGTCGTGGCAACAGTCTTGCCTTTAGCGAGGACAATTCTTATTATCTCCTTTGTTCTCTTGAGGATGTAGACGAAAATGGCAATCTGAAGTCCAAAGCCGATATGTTCACCAAACGCACGATCAAAAAACGGGCTGACATTACTTCCGTTGATACTGCAAGTGAAGCGTTGGCTGTATCCATTGGAGAAAAGGCAGTAGTGGACATGTCATTCATGGCAAAGCTCACAGGCATACAGGAAGATCAGCTTGCTGAAGAACTACAGGGCGTTATCTTTCGCCTGCCAGATCTCCAAAGCGAAGACAAGCCCACCTATGTCACTGCCGATGAATATCTTTCTGGAAATGTCCGTGAAAAACTACGAACCGCAAAGCTTGCAGCAAGGCTATCTGATATTTATCTTCCCAATGTCTCTGCACTAGAGGCAGCGCAGCCGAAAGACCTTGAAGCATCAGAGATAGATGTCCGTCTTGGTGCAACTTGGATTGACAAAAGCTATATCGAACAGTTCATGTATGATCTGTTTGATACCCCATGGCGGAATCAAGGCGATATCGAAGTAAAATACGCACCTTTTACTGCCGAATGGAACATCACCAATAAAAATAGCATCGGCTATAACAATGTAGCCGCTTATGTAACCTACGGCACTGACAGAGCAAATGCCTACCGCATTTTGGAAGACACCCTTAATCTTCGCGACATTCGTATCTACGACACTGTAACAGATCCCGACGGAAAGGAACGACGTGTTCTCAACAAGGATGCTACCACCTTGGCACAACAAAAACAACAGACTATAAAAGATGCTTTTCAAGAATGGATTTTCAAAGATGCAGACAGACGGCAAACCCTTGTCAGGCAGTACAATGAAAAATTCAATTCTATCCGCCCCCGTGAATATGATGGTCAGCACATTAAGTTTGGCGGCATCAATCCCGAAATCGCCCTCAGACCCCACCAAGTCAACGCCATTGCTCACATTCTTTATGGCAACAACACCCTACTCGCCCATGAAGTCGGTGCAGGTAAGACATTTGAAATGGTAGCCGCAGCAATGGAAAGCAAACGCTTAGGTTTATGTCAAAAGCCTCTCTTTGCAGTGCCCAACCATTTAACCGAACAATGGGCAAGCGAGTTTTTAAGGCTTTATCCTGCTTCAAACATTTTGGTCGCTACAAAAAAGGACTTTGAAACAAAAAACCGCAAAAAATTCTGTGCAAGGATTGCCACCGGAGAATATGATGCAGTCATCATTGGCCACAGCCAGTTTGAGCGCATCCCTATGTCCATAGAACGGCAGGAACGCTTACTCCGTGAGCAGATTGATGAAATCATTGATGGTATTGAAGAAATCAAGGCAAGCGGTGGTGAGCGCTTTACAGTCAAGCAACTTGAACGTACCAAAAAAGGACTGGAAGAACGGCTAAAAAAATTGGAGGCTCAAGAGCGCAAAGATGATGTGGTGACATTTGAGCAGCTTGGTGTTGATAGACTCTATGTTGATGAGGCACATAGCTATAAAAATCTATTCTTATATACCAAAATGCGAAACGTGGCAGGACTCTCTACCTCTGATGCTCAAAAATCCAGTGATATGTTTCTAAAATGTCGCTATATGGATGAGTTGACTGGCGGCAAAGGCATTGTATTTGCCACTGGCACGCCTATCTCAAACTCCATGACTGAGCTTTACACCATGCAGCGATATTTGCAGTACAACACGTTACAAAAAAATGGTCTTACCCACTTTGATTGCTGGGCAAGCACCTTCGGTGAAACAGTAACGGCAATAGAGCTTGCACCAGAAGGCACTGGATACCGTGCAAGAACACGCTTTTCCAAGTTTTTTAATTTACCGGAGCTTATGGCGATGTTTAAGGAAGTAGCGGATATCAAGACTGCTGATCAGTTAGACTTGCCGACCCCAAAAGTAATCTATGAAACGGTTGCCGTAAAGCCTACAGAAATCCAATCGGAGATGGTTAAGGAGCTATCAAAACGGGCAGCCGAAGTCCATGCGAATAAGGTTGATCCATCTATCGATAATATGCTCAAAATTACATCTGACGGTCGAAAGCTTGGGCTTGATCAACGGATCATCAATCCCCTACTGCCCGACGATGAAGCAAGCAAAGTTAATGCCTGCGTCAACAACATCTACCGTATCTGGCAAGAAGGCTCTGCAGATAAGCTGACACAGCTTGTGTTTTGTGATATCTCCACGCCTAAAGGAAGGGCCATGATGCAGGACGATCGGGCTGCAAAGGCAGGTTCACAGACCATTAACGGTATTGAGCTTGCCGCGCTTGAGGATAGTATGCCTGATTACGTCACTGAAACTGGCACTGTTGGATTTAATGTTTATGATGATATTCGAAACAAGCTGGTGTCAATGGGAATGCCAAAGCATCAGGTGGCTTTTATCCATGAGGCAAATACAGAAGTGCGGAAGAAAGAACTCTTTGCTAAGGTTCGCACTGGCGATGTTCGTGTTCTGCTAGGCAGTACGGCCAAATGTGGTGCGGGTACAAATATTCAAGACCGTCTTGTCGCCCTACACGACCTTGACTGCCCGTGGCGTCCCGGAGATTTGACCCAGCGTTCAGGCAGAATTGAACGTCAAGGCAACCTCAATGAGCAAGTTGGGATCTACCGCTATGTAACTGAGGCGACCTTTGATGCATACCTTTGGCAGACTGTCGAAAACAAGCAAAAATTCATCTCACAAATAATGACCTCCAAAAGTCCTGTTCGTTCCTGTGAGGATGTAGATGAGGCTGCTCTCTCCTATGCCGAAATCAAAGCGCTCTGTGCAGGCAACCCCAAAATCAAAGAGAAGATGGACCTTGATATCGATGTGGCGAGGCTCAAACTTTTAAAATCAAATCATCAAAGCAGCCAGTACCGTCTTGAGGATAATTTGCTGAAATACTTCCCTGAAAACATAGAAAAAAACAAAGGCTATATCAAAGGCTTTGAGCAGGATTTGCAGACCCTAAAAGCGCATATTCCAAAGGATGGCGAATTCATACCAATGCTCATTAAGAACGATACCCTAACGGATAAGGACAACGCAGGAGCAGCACTCTTGGAAGCCTGCAAAGAAGTAAAAGGTAGTGAATCCGTAGAGATTGGAAGATACCGTGGATTCTCTATGCATCTATCCTTTGACAGCTTCAACAGGGAGTTTCAACTCACACTCAAGGGAGCAATGAGCCATCCTGCTAGACTAGGTATGGATGCCCGAGGAAATCTCATTCGTATTGATAATGTTCTTGCTTCTATGCCTGAGCGCTTAAAGGCGGTAACAGATCAACTGGAC
This window harbors:
- a CDS encoding TnpV protein, with the translated sequence MNNITYQKNGDYQIPNLSIAPQDQPLGKYGRMRKTYLQKHRTALFNSLLLSEKLYPHLLEIDHTATRRMDQIMTDLQKKQTPPDKMIYQMEWVGYMNNLKAQAEELILAELIYN
- a CDS encoding SNF2-related protein, translating into MVQSDRYLTTIEKDELDHRERASIGMDNAIQESEMEQAPQPDPVAQEITQVDIDAALQKWNGNLESKQNVARYMQEHSRERNTAEWLRNEYGSSSASFTITKGDMTLELPWAKVQRYVAKLIAEDVFLTKPESSYADVESEPQHLTVEPSPIPYVPGDTVYLENNTAFIIEKIGQHDITLRDPSLFYPILRAESRESFLQLLERYPQPEAEHEKGENFRITDEHLGEGSRRDKFQRNLTAITTLLTLEKENRPATKAEQEILSKYIGWGGLSEVFDKDNNSFSGEFAQLKAILSEDEYNMARASTLNAHYTSPTVIKAIYNTVERMGFSTGNILEPACGTGNFFGLLPDSMADSRLYGIELDSITGRIAKQLYPNANIEITGFEKAELPDSFFDLAIGNVPFGNYKLSEKRYDTQSFLIHDHFFAKALDKVRPGGVVAFITSKGTMDKQSPEVRRYLAQRAELLGAIRLPNNAFLKNAGTEVTSDILFLQKRDRPIDVDRDWIYLDKNEDDITLNRYFADHPEMVLGKMEMKSGQFGMESTCSPVPDVDLSELLMTAMANIDGIIPEAELPDIEIGTSTSLPADPTVKNFSYTLINGEVYYRENSRMVRPELNQMAKERITGLVNLRECVNDLIQYQLEDYGDETIQQEQARLNYLYDSFTSKYGLINSRGNSLAFSEDNSYYLLCSLEDVDENGNLKSKADMFTKRTIKKRADITSVDTASEALAVSIGEKAVVDMSFMAKLTGIQEDQLAEELQGVIFRLPDLQSEDKPTYVTADEYLSGNVREKLRTAKLAARLSDIYLPNVSALEAAQPKDLEASEIDVRLGATWIDKSYIEQFMYDLFDTPWRNQGDIEVKYAPFTAEWNITNKNSIGYNNVAAYVTYGTDRANAYRILEDTLNLRDIRIYDTVTDPDGKERRVLNKDATTLAQQKQQTIKDAFQEWIFKDADRRQTLVRQYNEKFNSIRPREYDGQHIKFGGINPEIALRPHQVNAIAHILYGNNTLLAHEVGAGKTFEMVAAAMESKRLGLCQKPLFAVPNHLTEQWASEFLRLYPASNILVATKKDFETKNRKKFCARIATGEYDAVIIGHSQFERIPMSIERQERLLREQIDEIIDGIEEIKASGGERFTVKQLERTKKGLEERLKKLEAQERKDDVVTFEQLGVDRLYVDEAHSYKNLFLYTKMRNVAGLSTSDAQKSSDMFLKCRYMDELTGGKGIVFATGTPISNSMTELYTMQRYLQYNTLQKNGLTHFDCWASTFGETVTAIELAPEGTGYRARTRFSKFFNLPELMAMFKEVADIKTADQLDLPTPKVIYETVAVKPTEIQSEMVKELSKRAAEVHANKVDPSIDNMLKITSDGRKLGLDQRIINPLLPDDEASKVNACVNNIYRIWQEGSADKLTQLVFCDISTPKGRAMMQDDRAAKAGSQTINGIELAALEDSMPDYVTETGTVGFNVYDDIRNKLVSMGMPKHQVAFIHEANTEVRKKELFAKVRTGDVRVLLGSTAKCGAGTNIQDRLVALHDLDCPWRPGDLTQRSGRIERQGNLNEQVGIYRYVTEATFDAYLWQTVENKQKFISQIMTSKSPVRSCEDVDEAALSYAEIKALCAGNPKIKEKMDLDIDVARLKLLKSNHQSSQYRLEDNLLKYFPENIEKNKGYIKGFEQDLQTLKAHIPKDGEFIPMLIKNDTLTDKDNAGAALLEACKEVKGSESVEIGRYRGFSMHLSFDSFNREFQLTLKGAMSHPARLGMDARGNLIRIDNVLASMPERLKAVTDQLDNLYNQQAAAKAELGKPFPQEQELKEKTIRLSTLDAELNMDAGGHAPSSDALCKKDRPSILDCLKQPPKIGKELKGKHEKEMEAR